In the genome of Eschrichtius robustus isolate mEscRob2 chromosome 12, mEscRob2.pri, whole genome shotgun sequence, one region contains:
- the IL17F gene encoding interleukin-17F: MEKRLPQKVKSLLLLTLGLTLLGEVAARKTPKAGDPALCPAPEDHTVRVDIRILRQTQGALLSHDFQNRSTSPWDYNITRDPHRFPSEIAEARCRHTGCIDAQGKEDSSMNSVPIQQEFLVLRRESQGCSRSFRLEKVRVTVGCTCVTPIVRYVRGLRAADQLS; this comes from the exons GTCAAGTCCCTGCTGCTGTTGACATTGGGGCTGACCCTCCTGGGGGAGGTGGCAGCTCGGAAAACCCCCAAAGCTGGGGACCCTGCCCTCTGTCCCGCTCCGGAGGACCACACTGTGAGGGTTGATATCCGCATCCTCAGGCAGACCCAGGGCGCTCTCCTCTCACACGACTTCCAGAACCGCTCCACCTCCCCCTGGGATTACAA CATCACCCGGGACCCCCACCGGTTCCCCTCCGAGATCGCAGAGGCCCGGTGCAGGCACACGGGCTGCATCGACGCCCAGGGGAAGGAAGACAGCTCCATGAACTCCGTCCCCATCCAGCAAGAGTTCCTGGTCCTCCGGAGGGAGTCCCAGGGTTGCTCTCGCTCCTTCCGGCTGGAGAAGGTGCGGGTGACTGTTGGTTGCACCTGTGTCACCCCCATCGTCCGCTACGTGCGTGGCTTGAGGGCGGCGGATCAGCTCAGCTGA